GGATTTCTCCACCCCGACTGCTTACTTCTAACGATTCGATTGCTTCGCTTGTTCAATCAGCGTCCACACTTTCGGATCTTCCGTTCCGATATACCAGTGAGCCACACCTCCGATACCGGGAAAGCGTTGAATGATGACATTCAGTTTGGCATTGTAGCTGACGGTGTCCTGGAAATAGCCTGTCTCGGTTTTACCCTCTTGCCGCTTCACCAGATACGGTTCATGGTTTGCATCGCGTCGGAGAGACCACCCTTTTCGAAGCAGCATCTGCGCTGATTCATATGTCAACGGACCGGGATATGTACGATCTGTCCTCCACAGTTGGCCGGTCCACGGCAAAACCACTTGTATTTTCTCCACCGGCATTTTGGTAACAGCAAAAGCGAGGACCGTTTCCAACCACGTCAGCGGGGTCCCGGGTCCCGGCTTGTTCTGGCTGTAGTTAAATGTCATGATGTTCACTTTGTCTGCATGTCGGCCGAGTTGTTGCCAGTTCTGGGCAATCTGCCCGGACCATCCTCCCGGTTCACGGGTTTTGGGAAAAACGGAGATGTGCAGTTGTTTTCGTTTGGCGTGCAAACTGCGGGAAGCAAGCGCGACAAAATCGGACAAACGCTCCCGGTCCTCGGCGAGCAGCGGCTCCAAGTTTAATTCCACACCATCGATCTGTTGCCGTTCGGCCCATTGGGCGATTCGTTGCGCCAAAATATGTCGCCGGTCCGCCGTTGCCAGCCAGTAATGCAGTCGCTTGGGGTCCCAACCGTTTCCCAGGGAAAAGATGATGTCGATCTGGCGTTGTCGAGCCAGTGTCAGGATTTTTTCATTGCCTTTCGCCGAAGAAATGGGACCGATGGTACCGTCCGCCTTCAGTTCGTACCAAAAGAAATACGCTGTGTCTATGGAGGGAGCATGCTGTTGAAATGAAACAGTGGCGGTATCCGTTTCCCAATACGGTACATAAACGGCCACCTTGGGCTGAACGGGCGAAGACGGCGGGTTCGCGGTCGGCGGCGCGACTACAGGCGGTGACGGGCGGGACCTCCCGATATGGTCTGGTGGGGTGTGCTGATCGGGCGAATGCCAGCGGTTATGGAACGGTGGCGGTGGTACCGGCTGTTTTGCATCCGGGGAGGGGAAGGGACCGGATCCAGCGTCCGTGTCTCCCCCATCATCCTCCTCTTCCCAACCGTACGGATCATCCCCTCCGGCAAACGGTCGGGTTGAGGACGGTTTGGCAGGGGTGTGCTGCGGTTTCGCCATTTCCACCAGCGGGGCCCACCGGTTGACGAAATAGAGAACGCCCGCACTCGCCGTACCTGCGATCAATAGAAAGAGCAGAACGGTCCAAGTGGTAAATGATAAGCCCTGCCACTGCCATGATCGCTTTTCCGGTTGTTTCTCGGGTGGAGTTGGTTTCGGTTTTTTGTATAAATCAAAATGATTCCGCACGGTTCTCTCCTCCTGGAAAATGGGTCCATGCCTATCATAGTGAAACGATTCCGTGGGTAATAGTGCCAAAAGACCTATTTTTTGGTCCTGTTTTTGATGGAAGGAAAAGGGATTCTTCGTATCGTAATTAGCGATAGTGGAGAAAAGGGGGTCATTTTCATGTGGAAAATCTGTTGTTGGTTGTTGCTGGCATCTCTTTTGTGGGGAACTGCGGTAATCGGGCAGGCCATCCCACAGGTACAGGCGGAGGAAAGAAAGGCGGCGATGCTGGCAGACTATGCCATGGAAATCAGGGAAAAAACGCCACGGTCCGATGGGATTTACCATGTGGATACGCCCGCTATGATTCAACGGTTGAAGGAATTGAACATCAATACCTACTTTTACCTGGTGTGGCATGAGCGGACCGACTGGGATGATTTTGTGCATGAATTCATGCCGGCGGCTCAAAAAGCAGGTATCCGTGTCATTGTCTATCTGGTCCCGCCCACGGAATCGACGGGGACGAGAAAATCATATCCCTACACGACGGATTATCTCGCTTGGGCACAAGCGATCGCACAGATGTCGAAGCAATATCCGAATCTGATCGGTTGGGCGATCGACGATTTCAATCACAACCTGAATTTTTACACTCCGGCATATATGGAACAGATGAAGGAGACCGCCAAAAGCATCAATCCGGATCTGCAGTTCTATCCGGTTATGTATTCGGTGGCGTTGAACGAGGATTTCCTGAAAACGCGCGGCGCTTATATCGACGGTGTCATTCTGGCTTACCGGGACGATCCGTACCGAAACACACAAATCTGGGCATCGGAACCTGCACAAATCGAACAGGCGAGTGCGCTTACCCGAAAATACGGATTGGACCTGATTTGGATGGTGTACGCGTCCAAATTGTCGCGCACTCCGGCCAATCCCAGTCCCGTTTATGTGCGGGAAGTGTTGCAGACGGCGCTGGACGCGGTGCAGGACGGGAAACTGAACGGAGTGGTCACCTATTCGTTGGCCAAGGAAAATTTGCCCGAACCGGAAGATCATA
This window of the Polycladomyces zharkentensis genome carries:
- a CDS encoding glycosyl hydrolase family 18 protein produces the protein MRNHFDLYKKPKPTPPEKQPEKRSWQWQGLSFTTWTVLLFLLIAGTASAGVLYFVNRWAPLVEMAKPQHTPAKPSSTRPFAGGDDPYGWEEEDDGGDTDAGSGPFPSPDAKQPVPPPPFHNRWHSPDQHTPPDHIGRSRPSPPVVAPPTANPPSSPVQPKVAVYVPYWETDTATVSFQQHAPSIDTAYFFWYELKADGTIGPISSAKGNEKILTLARQRQIDIIFSLGNGWDPKRLHYWLATADRRHILAQRIAQWAERQQIDGVELNLEPLLAEDRERLSDFVALASRSLHAKRKQLHISVFPKTREPGGWSGQIAQNWQQLGRHADKVNIMTFNYSQNKPGPGTPLTWLETVLAFAVTKMPVEKIQVVLPWTGQLWRTDRTYPGPLTYESAQMLLRKGWSLRRDANHEPYLVKRQEGKTETGYFQDTVSYNAKLNVIIQRFPGIGGVAHWYIGTEDPKVWTLIEQAKQSNR